The following is a genomic window from Candidatus Syntrophosphaera sp..
CGTAAAACGTGGAAACCAACAGGATGTCCCGCACCCGCTTCTGCATCAACTGGTGGAATATGTCCTCACCGAACTTGAACTTGGTGTAGAAATAGTTTAGATCTTCCATCTTCATGGCGGTTTACCTCGATCGAAATATGAGATTTTTTTATCCTGTCTGAAATCACCCATTGTGTCAATAAAAAAATTGCCTGGCCATGAACTGCGGTGAGCGGCAAACACTTACGGAAAGGGAATGACCCGTGGGAATAGAGGTGGATTGATATTTGCAGGCGGTAATCTGTTGACCTTCGGAGCTGGTTCATTCGCAAATTTCCCCAGCTTCCCAATTCTCGCTTTTTTAAAAGATCAATCCTCTTTCCTGCGCCTCATGCCGGTGGCACATTCGCCCTACACATCCCGAACAACATTGGGAATGTGTGAGGCGAAGGTGATGGGGGCGTCAATACGAAGGGAAAGAGCGACAAGCTTGTGGGGAACGTCATGCGTTATAGTATTACAGGCGAAAAAAGGATCGGAACGTCATACATCCTCGTATGACAGGCTCCGCAGGAGCCTTCCATAAATCCCTGCGGGCTTTGGCAGGCGGGGACGCCTGCCGTTCCGCACAACAAAACTGCCGCTCCCCAAGATATTCCTGACGCTTTTTTCGCAATCCTGCACCGTTAAAAAAAGAGGCGGAGAAAAAACTCCCCGCCCCAGGCAATTTATGGGTGCTTGTTATTTCATCAGCAGCATCTTGCGGGTCTGGCTTTGTCCGTTCAGGTCAAGCTTGTAAAGGTACAATCCGGAAGCAACGGGCATACCATGGTCGTCGGTACCGTTCCAGCTAAGGCGGTGATCTCCGCGTTGGACTTCGTTATTGAGCAGAGTGCGAACCAACTGGCCTTTGGTGTTGAAGATATCCAGGCGCGCGTTTCCGCTGTCTTGGGCGGAGAAAGCGATGGTGGTGCTGGGATTGAAGGGATTGGGATAGTTTTGTTCCAACTGGAAAGGCGCGGCCATCACCTGGTCGTCGTTGGAGACGAAAGCGTAGGGGGCCACGGTGGTGAATTTGACCGCCAAACCGGCTTGCAGGGGTGTGGCGGTTGGCGGATAGACATTGCCGTGGGTGTAGGCAAGCCCCTCTGTTTGCAGATGATTTTCAATGCCAACCGTGCAGTAGTTGGTTGTGGTTCCGGGATTGTCCACAGTATGGTACTGAACCACGATATCACCGTCCCTGTCGGTCTGCGGATAGAGGATGATCTGGAATTTCTCCAGCGAGGCGTTCTCCATCAGATCGATGTTGTATTGGTTGTAGGCGTCGTTCCATTGCACGATGAACCGGTCGTTGGCGCTGTCGTGCCAATAGATCACGCGGATGTCGTTGAACAAGCCGGCCCCGGTATCGGGATCCGTGCCGGTCTTCATGCCTTTGAGGTCGTCCCAGTATCCGGCGATCATGGCGTAGGGCCCCAGGGCGGCGGGGATATAGTGGTTGTAGAAATCCTCCATGGTCGTGGGCATGAGGGAGACCCAGCCGTTGGAGCACATGGTGAGTTGATCGTAATCCAAACCGTAGAATCTGAATGTGAAAGGCAGGTCGATGGTTTTGGAGCCGTCGTCCATGATCAGCCAGACGCTGCCCTGCCCGCCCAGCGCCGGATCGGTCTCGATCCATTGATAGACCGGGGTTTGAGCGAATCCCGCGTCGAAGCTGTCATAGGCGTAATAGCCATAGGCGTCGGGACCGGTGGGGGAGGTGTTGATTGCCGTTCCGGCCGAGACGGCGTATGATGCGGTCGTGGTGTATTCCGAATCGATGACGGTGATCCGCAGAGGCAAATTGCAGCCGTGCCAGGCATTGGCGGATACGGAGATGGTGGTGTTGATGGTCTTGGTCTCGCCGATATCGATGGCGCCCAGGCTGATGGGTTCGGCAGGATAGAGGGCCGCGTCGCTCACAGAAAGGATCTGGGCATAGGCGTTGGTCAGGGCGGTCGAGCCCGTGTTCATGATCTCGAAGCTGATGGGCGAGGTCTGGCCGATGTTGAAGGTCCCGGAACTGCCCAGAATGGTGAATTCAGCTCCGCCGCCCCACATCTGGAACATTTGGGAGAAGGCGGGGGAAACGCTGCTCAGGGTGAAGGTGATCGCGTCGCGGGGCTGGATCTCAGGCCAGCCCTGGATCTGGAAATTGATCGTCTGCGTTCCGTTCGCGGGGATGGTGATGTCTGTGCTTTGATAATCGATCGTGGCGTTCGCGGAAGCGGTGATCGACAGAGTCGGAACCGTCAAGCTGGCCGTGCCATAGTTCTTGAGCGTCAAAGTGGCGTCGAAGCTGTGATTGGGGTGCAAAACCATGCCGGCGGCGTTGTTGGACACGATGCCGAGCCCGGCTGGTTCGTTTGGAGCAAGGGTCCGCACCAGAGGCACGAAGTTGGGCTGCGAAACCGTTATGGTCAGGTCGCCGCTTTGTTCCGGATCGATCGGCAGGATGGCGAATCCGCCCTGGACTTTGGCATAGCTGAAATCGGTGCTGTTTTTGGTCCCGGAGACCATGGCGCCGTTGTTTCCCGGGGAGTTGATGCGGATGTGCGAATCGCTCTGGGAGAAGCTCAGCCCGCCCTGGATCACGCTTTCCGGGATGGTTTCCGGCACCAGCACCCACATGTTCAGGCTGGGATCGGCCTGGATGTTGTAGACGTGGAAATAGAAGGAGACATACTGGTTTGGCCCGATATCATTGGGGAAGTTCTTGTAGAGCTCCATCTTGCCCATCAGCACGCTGGAGCCGAATCCGCGCACACCGAAATCAAAGATGCTGCGGAAAGCGCCGCTGGAGATGGAATTGTTCAGCCGGGTCTTGGTGTGCAGGTCCGAGGGCCCCACGAAGGCCACGCAGCCGTTGGGCTGGGCGACCGAGCCCATGCGCATCCATTTCTCGCCGAAGCTGGGATTGACCGTGTTGGCAAAATCCCCGGTGTTGCAGACAATGGAAAAGACGATCGGCATCCGGGGCCCGTTGGTGGTGGAATTCAGGTCCGGCACGTGGAAGGAGGGATAGTGCCAGCCGTTGGCGTCGCCCCAGCCGCGGTAGCTGATGAACTGGACTCCCTGGTTGATCGAGGTTATGATATTGGAGGTTCCGGGATAGGTGGGCGGATAATAGACAGTGTCAACAGCCGCGTAGCCGTAGTTGAGCATCTTGTCCCGCAGCCAGCGTGACATCTGCACCGGAGTTATCGGACGCAGGCCGCCTTCGGCATAGTTTCCGGCCACGGCCAGGCCGCGGGTCATCCAGGCGGTGTTGGTCATGAAAGGCGTTTTTTCGTAACTGACAGACTTGTTGGCCATGGTCATGAATTCGGCGATGTCGTTGAAAGAGAGGCGTCCCACCAGCATTTCCGGGAAGTAGTCGTCACCGTCCAGAAGCGTGTATTGATGGTCGTCGGCGTCATTCTCCTGGTATTCGGGAGAAGGATAGAACGCCGTGGGGATGGAATAGGAGCCGGTTACGTCGCCCAACAGGAGCAGGTAATCGCAGCGGTACTGGTCGTAATGGTTTTGGATGAACTGCTTGTAGTCGTTCAGGGAACTGCCGATCTCGGATTTGTTCACCACATACATGTCAAAGCCCTGGGAGCGTTTCCAGCGGACAAAATCGGCCTGGTAGGCCGTCAGGTTGCCATGGCTCAGCATCAGCATTTTGGGCCGGGCGACGGGAAGGTCGCGCAGATACGAGGTCTGGTAATTGTCCGCCAATTCCTTGTAGGCGTCGATGAAAGCCGGGGAAACAGTCTGGGGC
Proteins encoded in this region:
- a CDS encoding T9SS type A sorting domain-containing protein; the encoded protein is MKSPIIIAILLSLSILQAAMLEQYQESPLGLSARLDNIRSLPELEMPPADEEFPETTLISKTYALPFQQAELQVQSLQWNVFDASGNFLYTEQNRNINALSIGNSFTFREMQGFTVLIETQLSDGENIRTLSTAEFSLSGWQPITLPQTVSPAFIDAYKELADNYQTSYLRDLPVARPKMLMLSHGNLTAYQADFVRWKRSQGFDMYVVNKSEIGSSLNDYKQFIQNHYDQYRCDYLLLLGDVTGSYSIPTAFYPSPEYQENDADDHQYTLLDGDDYFPEMLVGRLSFNDIAEFMTMANKSVSYEKTPFMTNTAWMTRGLAVAGNYAEGGLRPITPVQMSRWLRDKMLNYGYAAVDTVYYPPTYPGTSNIITSINQGVQFISYRGWGDANGWHYPSFHVPDLNSTTNGPRMPIVFSIVCNTGDFANTVNPSFGEKWMRMGSVAQPNGCVAFVGPSDLHTKTRLNNSISSGAFRSIFDFGVRGFGSSVLMGKMELYKNFPNDIGPNQYVSFYFHVYNIQADPSLNMWVLVPETIPESVIQGGLSFSQSDSHIRINSPGNNGAMVSGTKNSTDFSYAKVQGGFAILPIDPEQSGDLTITVSQPNFVPLVRTLAPNEPAGLGIVSNNAAGMVLHPNHSFDATLTLKNYGTASLTVPTLSITASANATIDYQSTDITIPANGTQTINFQIQGWPEIQPRDAITFTLSSVSPAFSQMFQMWGGGAEFTILGSSGTFNIGQTSPISFEIMNTGSTALTNAYAQILSVSDAALYPAEPISLGAIDIGETKTINTTISVSANAWHGCNLPLRITVIDSEYTTTASYAVSAGTAINTSPTGPDAYGYYAYDSFDAGFAQTPVYQWIETDPALGGQGSVWLIMDDGSKTIDLPFTFRFYGLDYDQLTMCSNGWVSLMPTTMEDFYNHYIPAALGPYAMIAGYWDDLKGMKTGTDPDTGAGLFNDIRVIYWHDSANDRFIVQWNDAYNQYNIDLMENASLEKFQIILYPQTDRDGDIVVQYHTVDNPGTTTNYCTVGIENHLQTEGLAYTHGNVYPPTATPLQAGLAVKFTTVAPYAFVSNDDQVMAAPFQLEQNYPNPFNPSTTIAFSAQDSGNARLDIFNTKGQLVRTLLNNEVQRGDHRLSWNGTDDHGMPVASGLYLYKLDLNGQSQTRKMLLMK